The window TTTTAAATAAAGTTTTAATAGATTTTAAATAAAGTTTTAATAGATTTTAAATAAAGTTTTAATAGATTTTAAATAAAATTTACAATAGAAAGAACATTTTAAGAAGGATATCTGATGATAAGAGAATGTTTAAAAATTATAGGAACTGCACATGTGTCTCAAAATAGTGCTGATGAAGTAAGGGCAGCTATTTTAGAAGACCTACCTGATGTAGTGGCTATTGAATTGGATAGGGGACGATACCAAAGATTAATGAATGAGAGAAACGGTATCGTTGAAGATGACTCAATTCATATTACTAAAATCATTAAGGAAAACAAGGTAGGGGTTTTCCTAGTTACAACAATTCTTTCATATATGCAAAATAAGATCGGTGAAGATGTAGATATCAAGCCCGGGTCTGAAATGATTGCTGCAGTTGAAGCCTCTGAGGAAATCGGATGTAGACTTGCACTCATCGACAGAGACATTAACATCACATTGCAAAGGGTATTGAACAGTATGAGCACTTGGGAAAAACTTAAATTCCTATATGGAATTGTCGCTTCAGTGTTCTCTTCAGATGAAGAGGAATTGAACATTGAAGAGCTTAAAGAACAATCCAACATCGATCAAGCTATGGAATACTTTAAGGAAATCTCACCTGGAGCATATACTGCACTTGTTAAGGAAAGGGATGCATACCTTGCAAAAGGAATATTGGGAATACCTGAAGATAAAGTGATAGCTGTTGTAGGTGCAGGCCATAGGGAAGGAATAATCAATTATCTTGACAATCCTGAAACACTTCCAAGCTACAGAGAGTTAAATGATATGGATAAGAAAGGTGGAATCCCTTGGCTAAAAATCATTTTGGCTTTAATCCCTATTTCATTTGTCGTGATATTTTTTCTTGCTTGGATGAATGGAATCCATATAGAAGGAGATATTGTACAATTTGTTGTAATCAGCATGATTATGGGTTTTATAGGTTCAATTGTCTCTGGGTCTAAAATCCAATCTGCAATCATTGGAGGATTAGTTGCTCCCCTTACCATCATTCACCCATTGCTTGCTGCAGGATGGTTCTCAGGACTTGCAGAAGCTAAATTCAGAAGAGTGAGAAAACAGGACATTAACAATTTAGGTAAAATAGAAAGCTTTAGAGACTTATGGAATAACAATATCATTAGAATCTTGCTTGTGGTAGTTGGAACAAACCTTGGAGTGAGCATTGCCACTCTAGTAATCTTGCCTTCACAAGTGTTTATTCCACTATTCATGAAGATTTTTGGAGGTTAAAAATATGTATTTGATATTCAGATGCGACTGTGGAAGGGTTTTATATGCTAAAAAAGGTGTTGCTACAAGAAAATGCACTTGTGGAAAAACCATCAAGGTGAAAAGTCGCAGAATCCTTCAAAGGGTGGAAACTGCAGAAGATGCAACATATGCCGTTCAAAAGATGCAAGAGGAAATCTATGGAGGGTCAATGTTCAGCACTGCAGAGGAATTTAAACAGAACAAGTTTCTCAATCAAATTGATAGGAAAATGAAAGAGTTATAATCAAATTTCATTTACATCATAATTTTAAAACTTCTTGAATATCATCAAGATCATGTAAAATATAACAAAAAGATTAATAAATTATAAGAAATTTGCAATTCAAATGCTTAAAAAAACATTAAATTTATAAATAGAATTAATAAATATCATATTACTTATAAAAAAAATCTTTATATAAATATAAATAAAATACAATATATAAAGAAAAAAATTATTTTTAATAAAAAAATTTAAAATTATAAATTGTTTAAGGACTTAATGGAAATGGACTCGATAATTATAGGAATTGAAATTTTAGTAATAATAATTTTAATTGTGCTTAATGGACTTTTCTCCCTTGCAGAAATTGCTGTTGTATCCACAAGAAGAATTAGGATGCAAAAAATCGCAGATGAAGGGAATAAAAGAGCATTACTTGTTTTAGACTTTATGGATAATGTCAGTGACTTCTTATCAACTGTACAAATTGGTATAACATTTACTGCAATTATCACAGGGGCAATTGGTGGAAATACTTTTTCTGAACCTATGGGTAATTTTTTAAGCCCATACATCCCTTACAGTTACCAATTAAGCTTCATATTTGTTATTCTTGTAACTACATACTTCACAATCCTGATTGGTGAAATTGTACCTAAAAGAATGGCATTGAATGACCCCGAAGGATATTCATTGCAAACCGCAAAATTCATGCAAGTTAGCTCATGGATTTGCAAGCCAGTTGTCAGATTGCTTGACAGTTCAACCAACCTTGCCTTAA of the Methanobrevibacter ruminantium genome contains:
- a CDS encoding TraB/GumN family protein, producing the protein MIRECLKIIGTAHVSQNSADEVRAAILEDLPDVVAIELDRGRYQRLMNERNGIVEDDSIHITKIIKENKVGVFLVTTILSYMQNKIGEDVDIKPGSEMIAAVEASEEIGCRLALIDRDINITLQRVLNSMSTWEKLKFLYGIVASVFSSDEEELNIEELKEQSNIDQAMEYFKEISPGAYTALVKERDAYLAKGILGIPEDKVIAVVGAGHREGIINYLDNPETLPSYRELNDMDKKGGIPWLKIILALIPISFVVIFFLAWMNGIHIEGDIVQFVVISMIMGFIGSIVSGSKIQSAIIGGLVAPLTIIHPLLAAGWFSGLAEAKFRRVRKQDINNLGKIESFRDLWNNNIIRILLVVVGTNLGVSIATLVILPSQVFIPLFMKIFGG
- a CDS encoding DUF1922 domain-containing protein, producing MYLIFRCDCGRVLYAKKGVATRKCTCGKTIKVKSRRILQRVETAEDATYAVQKMQEEIYGGSMFSTAEEFKQNKFLNQIDRKMKEL